The proteins below come from a single Methanobrevibacter olleyae genomic window:
- a CDS encoding DUF655 domain-containing protein, translated as MKNENFGLVLSAKSSKDKKTARIIGTNYFTLIDLDLNDDVSVKVQDKIPLGRDSEFIRQERAHLSYDDLNKNEEFEVEKAIQSIVIANEPKYVKFFNQQSKDASKLHFLDRINLKKGSRVLAEKELNGDFESFEDIDKRISFIKSSKDLIVKRVLYELIELPKVKKGRPSYLFTIVKRSNKKEVLDYDEFIDDDSRFIEMIKEKGLIEKEGKRIR; from the coding sequence ATGAAAAATGAAAATTTCGGTTTAGTTTTAAGTGCTAAAAGTAGCAAAGATAAAAAAACTGCACGTATTATTGGAACAAATTACTTCACATTGATAGATCTAGACTTAAATGATGATGTTAGTGTAAAAGTTCAGGATAAAATCCCTCTTGGAAGGGATAGTGAATTTATTAGGCAAGAAAGGGCTCATTTAAGTTATGATGATTTAAATAAAAATGAAGAGTTTGAAGTTGAAAAAGCAATTCAAAGTATTGTCATTGCTAATGAACCTAAATATGTAAAATTCTTTAACCAGCAAAGTAAAGATGCAAGCAAATTGCATTTTTTAGATAGAATTAACTTGAAAAAAGGTTCTAGAGTTTTAGCTGAAAAAGAACTTAATGGCGATTTTGAAAGCTTTGAAGATATTGATAAAAGGATTAGCTTTATTAAAAGTTCTAAGGATTTAATTGTTAAAAGGGTTCTTTATGAGTTGATTGAACTTCCTAAAGTTAAAAAAGGCAGGCCTTCTTATCTATTTACTATTGTAAAAAGATCTAATAAAAAAGAGGTCTTAGATTACGATGAATTCATTGATGATGATAGCCGTTTCATTGAAATGATTAAAGAGAAAGGATTAATAGAAAAAGAAGGAAAACGCATTAGATAA
- the prf1 gene encoding peptide chain release factor aRF-1, which translates to MSEVSSKELYEFKKTLKELAEKKGKGTELVSMYVPPDKQLSDIIKQMRDELGQSANIKSKSTRKNVQSAIEVIMQRIRMITNDNKELPNGFVLFVGMVPKGGPGSEKMETVVIEPPEEVQTYWYICDSTFFLEPLEDMIASKEVYGIAVIDRNEATIATLKGKRINIVANLTSGVPGKHKAGGQSQRRFDRVIDQLAHEFLKRIGSHMDDEFLPIKDELKGIVLGGPGGTKEDFYNGDYMHYELKDKVITTVDTSYTGEFGIRETIDKASSALDELGVIQEKKLVQKFLAELRDDYGLYSYGEKEVRNNLQIGAVDILLLSEDLKSKRLTLDCQACGFHAEATQKEGQKVEDLTCPQCNEKMKITNEEDLVENLANIAEDLGSSVEIISTETEEGMQLYRAFGGIGAILRYNVR; encoded by the coding sequence ATGAGTGAGGTTTCATCAAAAGAGTTATATGAATTTAAAAAGACTTTAAAGGAATTAGCTGAAAAAAAGGGTAAGGGGACTGAATTAGTCTCTATGTATGTTCCTCCAGACAAGCAATTAAGTGATATTATTAAACAGATGAGGGATGAATTAGGACAAAGTGCTAACATTAAAAGTAAATCTACCCGTAAAAATGTTCAATCAGCTATTGAAGTAATTATGCAAAGAATCCGTATGATTACTAACGACAATAAAGAATTACCAAATGGCTTTGTTTTATTTGTTGGTATGGTTCCAAAAGGTGGTCCTGGAAGTGAAAAAATGGAAACTGTAGTTATTGAACCACCTGAAGAAGTTCAAACTTATTGGTATATTTGTGACAGCACTTTCTTCCTTGAACCTTTGGAGGATATGATTGCATCTAAAGAAGTTTATGGGATTGCTGTTATTGATAGAAATGAAGCAACTATCGCTACTTTAAAAGGCAAAAGAATTAATATTGTTGCTAATCTAACTAGTGGTGTTCCAGGTAAACATAAGGCAGGGGGACAATCACAAAGAAGGTTCGATAGGGTTATCGATCAATTAGCTCATGAGTTCTTAAAGAGAATTGGCTCTCACATGGATGATGAATTTTTACCAATTAAAGATGAATTAAAAGGAATTGTTCTTGGCGGACCTGGCGGTACTAAAGAAGACTTCTATAATGGAGATTATATGCATTATGAGCTTAAAGATAAAGTTATTACAACTGTAGATACTTCTTATACTGGTGAATTTGGAATTAGGGAAACTATTGATAAGGCATCAAGTGCATTAGATGAATTAGGTGTTATTCAAGAGAAAAAATTAGTACAAAAATTCCTTGCAGAATTAAGGGATGATTATGGTTTATATTCCTATGGTGAGAAGGAGGTTAGGAATAATTTACAGATAGGTGCTGTAGATATTCTTTTACTTTCTGAAGACTTAAAGTCTAAAAGATTAACTTTAGATTGCCAAGCTTGTGGTTTCCATGCTGAAGCTACTCAAAAGGAAGGTCAAAAGGTAGAAGATTTAACTTGTCCTCAATGTAATGAAAAAATGAAAATCACTAATGAAGAGGATTTAGTTGAAAATTTAGCAAATATTGCAGAGGATTTAGGTTCTTCTGTTGAGATTATTTCTACTGAAACTGAGGAAGGAATGCAACTATACAGGGCATTTGGTGGAATCGGTGCCATTTTAAGGTACAATGTAAGATAA